A segment of the Panacibacter ginsenosidivorans genome:
TTCCTTGCGCACATCATCGCGGTAAAAAGTGATATCGAGTTTGCCGTATCTAATTTTTGCAGGGTCAATTAAAGCTTTTAGTTCATTCACAATGCGGTCGCTTACATAAATACCGCGTGGTTGTATACCAATGATCACTGTATCATTTAGTTCAAGATGATTTTCAAGAATATTATGTGCCAGTCTTTTTATACTTAATGCAACCTGTTGCTGAGACAAAATAGATTTCAATGCAGTTCAATTTTGCACTAAAATAAAGCATTCAGGTACACTTACAAAAAAGACAATTTGGAGATATATTTTGAGCCAGGCAATAAAGCTGATATTGAGCTTTCATTGCGTCGCACTCTTGTACTGTGTGAATAATATTGAGCAGAGAAAACCGCAGAGCCCGGAGACAAAAGAAAATTCGTATTATCTCTCCGCCTTTGCGCCTCAGCGGTTATTATTTTGTTTTAAAACTTTTACAGTTACAAGTAACTGACCGGTATGCCGCATGGTATGTTCTGCCGCATGAAATAATAGTCCCACTACAGTTGAAGGTAATTGCTTACGACCAACACCACGAAAACCTGTTAACGTGTTTTCATTTGTTGAGCTTAATTGTTTAAGCGAAAGATCAACTTGCTTATTAAAATTTTCCAGCAGCATAGCAGTGTTGATTGCACTATCTTCTTTCCCTTCTGCTACCAAATAATCTAATTGCTGCTGGTCTAACTGTTCTGCTTTTGCATAAGTAAAAAGCCTGTCAAGCACACCAGTTAAATGTTGCAAATGAAAAGCAACCGAGGCATTACCTGCAGGCTTTTCCCATAATAATTCAGGTGGAAAATTTCGCATCATTTCATTTATTTCATCTCTGGCCTGCAATAGTGCGTGGGCAACAGGCTGCAATAATGCGGGAATATTTTCAATAGGACCACGCATCCAATATTCAGGTTGTTTTGTAGTTGTCATAATAATTTGTTTATGATTATTCATATTCTATCACAACATCGCCGCCTACAGGATAAGCCTGGCAAACCAATACACAACCTTTTGCAATTTCATCATCGGTGAGTACTTCATTGTAAGCCATCCATACTTTGCCGCTGGTGCATTTTGCTGTACAACTGCCACAGCGACCTGCTTCACAACTATAAGGCAGCATAATATTTTGTGATTTTGCTACAGCTAAGATCGTTGATGGATATTGAACAGAAAGTTCATATTCTGTATGCCCAATGTGAATAGTTGCGTTATGCTTACCGGTATCAGGCGGAACTGGTTTTACAATTCTTGGTAAGGTGCTGAATTGTTCTTTATAAATACTTTTCATTGGAACTCCATAAGATAACAAGGTTATTTGTATCATTAACATGTAATCAAAAGGACCGCACATATAGAACAAAGCATTGTTTGCTTCTACTTTGTATTTTTTTAAAAGAATATTCAAAAGATAATTGCTCAATCTTGCTTTATGAATATTAATATTGTCGCTAAAGAGAAATTCAATTTTAAAACGATCAGAATGTTGCTTTTGCAGGAATTGCAATGCTTCAAAAAAGATCACATCATTTTCATGACGATTGCTGTAAATGAGTGTTATGGACACATCATTCCATTTTTGCAATGCGGCCCTTATCAATGTATAAACAGGCGTGATGCCACTTCCTGCAGCGAGAAAGAGTATCTGTTTTATGTTAGCTGGTTTCTCTTTGGGAAGTATAAAAAAACCAGATATGCCTGTTGTATAGAATTCATCTCCGTTTAACACATGATCCAGCATGTAACGGGAATATTCTCCGTTTACTACTCTTTTAACAGTAATGCTTAAAAAATTTTCCTGTAAAGGATTTGAGGTAAGTGAAAATGATCTTCTTTTTTCTGTGCCCGTATTATAAAAAAGTAAGGTAATGAATTGTCCGGGCTGGTAGTGAGGTTGCCAACCATTGAGTGGTTGTAATACAAAAGTTTTTGTCAAAGCTGTTTCAACGATAATATCTGCCACTTTCACTTTTTGAAGCACTGAAGTATCCATAAAAATGAAAATAAGATTTACCTGTTATTTATCCATAAAGAGCGCAAACATTTCATTGTGAAATAAATTATTCGCCTGGCTGCTATTTTGAAAGGCGTAGAAGTGAGTGACACAACTAAGCTTAATAGCTGCACTACAGCTAAGTACATAAATAAAAATCCCGCCATTACAGCGGGATAATCTTATGCTACTTGTTTTTGCGTTGTTTTCTTTTTTGATTTCTTCAATGCTGCATCGATAGCCGCACTTATGTTTGCATAAGTTGGTTTGCCCTGCAACGGTTCATCGTTGATGAAGAAGGCTGGTAACTCTTTTACACCGCGGTCAATACCCTCTTTAAGATCGTCCTGTACATGCCATCCGTAAGTTCCATTTACAAGGTCTGTAAGGAAATTCTTATTACTGATGCCGACTTCTTTTGAGTGAAGTTTTAAGCTGATGGTTCCAAGATTGCGACGGTTGTTAAACATTTC
Coding sequences within it:
- a CDS encoding DinB family protein; translated protein: MTTTKQPEYWMRGPIENIPALLQPVAHALLQARDEINEMMRNFPPELLWEKPAGNASVAFHLQHLTGVLDRLFTYAKAEQLDQQQLDYLVAEGKEDSAINTAMLLENFNKQVDLSLKQLSSTNENTLTGFRGVGRKQLPSTVVGLLFHAAEHTMRHTGQLLVTVKVLKQNNNR
- a CDS encoding flavin reductase family protein, with the protein product MDTSVLQKVKVADIIVETALTKTFVLQPLNGWQPHYQPGQFITLLFYNTGTEKRRSFSLTSNPLQENFLSITVKRVVNGEYSRYMLDHVLNGDEFYTTGISGFFILPKEKPANIKQILFLAAGSGITPVYTLIRAALQKWNDVSITLIYSNRHENDVIFFEALQFLQKQHSDRFKIEFLFSDNINIHKARLSNYLLNILLKKYKVEANNALFYMCGPFDYMLMIQITLLSYGVPMKSIYKEQFSTLPRIVKPVPPDTGKHNATIHIGHTEYELSVQYPSTILAVAKSQNIMLPYSCEAGRCGSCTAKCTSGKVWMAYNEVLTDDEIAKGCVLVCQAYPVGGDVVIEYE